The following nucleotide sequence is from Scheffersomyces stipitis CBS 6054 chromosome 4, complete sequence.
ATATTTCACAACTTTGCTCTTCAAATAAAGACGCTACACTGTCAAATCGTGGCATTCCTCTTAGAGGACTGTAAATTCCTTGAGACACAAAGTACCATTCAAACAATAATGTTGAGGTAGAAAATCCGTGAACAGTTCCCAATATCCTCAGCAttaattgttcaatattGTTGTTGCGACTTATTCCATCTATGACAAACAGTaacgaagatgaaatagGAGGTTTCTTTAAGGCAATGAAttcgttcaagtcttcaCTATAATTCAGAAATGAACACGCCTCGTATAGAGAGCCATTGTAGCTATCTGGTAGATACTTGGACTCGCGGACTGAAACGCTCTCACCAGAGATCCACATTATGAATTCAGCAAGACCCTGACATTCCAGTTGAAGGTCATTGCGTTTTACATCGAAGAAATGGCTCCATTTCAATAACAACCAGTCCTGGATTCTCTCGCCTAATATGAACTTCTTCGCCAGATTGTTGGCTCTGACAATCTTGGCTATAGAATACCAAAATAGAAAGCTCTCCGTAGAAATCGAGAATGGACCTACTATCTCTACCATATCTATGATACTGTCTATCTGAGATGTGAGCGATTCATCTAGTTTCTTGGTCAAATCATTTGAGTTACAAACCAAAGTGAATATGAGATTGCAGgagtacttgaacaactccTCATTCTTCACCAATGGCAAAGCAATGTTTAACAATAGTTGAGAGtaatgatgatgacgagAATGCCAattcaaagacttgatcttgatcaaaCCGTTACTTGCAAGAAGAGGCCAGAAGCTCAACTCAGAATACTTGAACAAATACAATATGTTTTTCATGATAATTGAAGCCCTGAAACTTCCATTGTCGTTGGATTCGCCTAAAGTGAAATCAAAAGTTGTGTCGTTAATACTTTTATCTATTGATTGAAATGTCCCATCTGGTGTCTCTGAGCTATCAGCATCTTCAGACTCAAACTCATTATCAAGATCAAACGCTTCAAGGTAGAAAGTCAAGATCTGCAAACCAACCTGCTGTTCACGAATGTCCTGACGTTCGCCAATCAATGTGTTACAGAATTCTAACAAATTTCGCGAGTTGGACAAAGCAATTCCTACGGTATCCCAtttctgtcttttcttAGGCTGCTGTTGTAGGATGGTCGACAAAACCAACATATTAGATGTTTTGGCTACGGTCTGTTTCAAACAGAAATACGAGTGAAGCAACTTGGTGAGCCCGAGACAGAGTAGCCACGGTTTATGATCTTGTGACTTCAAATATATGGAGTTTAAGTTGAACCAGTCTCGTCGAAGTGTCTCAGTGTGTAGTATTCCTATGCATCCTACATCTAGATGAAAATCCGACATCAGAAGACGTGATATAAGGCTGATTATAAGGTTACCAATACTGTGAACCAAGTACTCGTTGGAATCTGCAGACACTTTTCCGCTGAATGGCAACAATCGTTTTGGTTCATCGCGAGTTTCGCTTACAAAGGAACGAATCAGAatgtcatcttcatcttcgtcagaCTCTTCTGGCTGATGTGGTTGTTCACTTATCATAGTACCATTATCGTCTGTGAGCTTGGGAAGCTTCAGTAGATCAATATAGTTGTGAGTAGCGGAAAGGTTGAGAAAGACCAAGAACTCATTCATGAGCTTATCCAACTGGGTCAGATAGAAGCGCAGCATTATGTTAGTTCCCAAACGAATAAGTCTATTTACAAAGCGAAAGTCTTCAGTAGCGAGAACTATAATGAGTTTATTGataatcttgaaaatggtaATAGCTAGAACAGACTCTTTAAGAGTCTTAGCTGCTTTCTCTAAAAGACTCAGAAGTCTAAAGTAAATCGTATGGTCTAGCAAATGCATATAGCTAATAGACATATGCGTGTcacattgaagaagattggcCAATGCTGAAAACAGCTCCTGTAACAATTTTCCATGATTCGATATGCCTTGTATACCTTGCATATCGCTCAAGATGTCTGCTATCAAGTGGGtaacgaagttgaagatcaGTTTCCATTCATCACGATTCAAGTGTTCTTTGAAGtaattcttggaaatcaCAGTAGATAAGATTCTTAGGAAATCGTACGAACACGGCTCTAGTTGTTGGTTATCTGCGGCGAAATTGGCTATGATTCCTTCTACCAAATCGTAGTAGCCACGAAATTTCAACTGTAACGACATATCATTGATGGCCCGTTCACATATGATTCTTACAGCAGAGGAGGCCCGACTCAATCGAAGCAGTACTGGTGccaatttgttgttgtagtagATTTTGGCCTCTTTCTTTATCAAGTCAAATATGCCCCGAATAAGAATTCGGAATTGTTTAGAGTTAAGTCTGAACTTAGCCAGAGTCATATCTTCTAGTAATGTCAAAGCATCATTGCGGTCTTTGATCTTAGACAGCTGCAACGACGACACTACCCTGTTGATGTCGAGGGTCGACATTGGTGAAGTGGATTCTATCTGAGTTGAATAGAGTAATCGAAAATTCGATTTGTAGACGCGAATAGGTGCAAAAAATGCATATAGAGAAATGAACCAGGAGGTAAGGAAGAGTGATAACTAGAACAAGCAAATGCGTCGAGAAGCGTATTAAGATTAGAGAAGACGTCCAGAGACTACCTGGACTACCTGGACAAGCTGTTGAAATAGTTGAAACATTCTATTTGACTTGCGTTGTCTAAGGATTATgtctcatagttaagataGGTCGAAATCTATATCTTGCGAGAGCTGCCAGTAAGAGATATGTTTCCTCTAGTTTATGAAACGATTCTCAGTCGTGTTCTCAAGAACATATATAATAAGAATACATAGGACCATTCACTGGTCTTTTGAAAATAGTGAGTTCTATGAACAATCAGAAACACTCGGCAACTATGTgcaattgaattgaataaagaAAGCACATTCCAAGTGTTAAAGAATCGAACGAATATCACACTAAACAAGAGAGAGACAATCCTATTACAATATCAAACCAGGAGACAGAACCAATCTACCATCATGTAGTCTtgtctttatctttttTATGTTTCTAAATCGTGCTTCATCTGGTTCGCTTGTCTTGGCCCAATTAGGAAGTATGCTGCTACAATCTGACGatatttgcacccaaacATACTCAGAACTCATTAGATTAGAGGAAACCTACAAACTATTATAAACAGCGATATATACAACTAACATAAAATGTTCTCTTGTCGCATACACTTTATTCATGTTGGAACTCGAGGTAAGACAACTCTCTCCAGTGGAGGGAAATTTGAACTACACAGATACGGAGAGATGCCAATGTTCAACATGCCACTTTTGCCGAAGATGGCACCAAACATGTGTTCGAATGCTATTCTCTGGTCTTCTATTTCCTCCACTTTGGCTCTGTTCCTCGGTCTTCATCATTGGTGGACTTATCTACTACTGTGACGAGAGACCACTAAGATTCGACAGCTTTATTCAGGTGTTTTCGGCGATCATAGTATCTAATAACGAACACGAGAGTGAAGATCTTCGGTTTGTCAGCCACCACAATAAAACCAGAGCCAATTTGGTTAGCTTGGTGTGGTACAACTTTGTGGCTACGACTATGTACGGTTTCCTTATCTGGATGTTGATATATCCTCTTCTATATGGTATTCATAGGGTCCACTGAAGTTCGAGCTCCTAGACGAAATTATAAGGATGAGCTGgagaaaaaagaaaaaagttCGAGAATTTAGATACAactacaaagaagaatagaagaatCCTATACAcatatgtatatatatttgtGTGATTGCACCGACTGATGAAacaaataaatatataaattctAGATAAATTTCACTGGATCCGTAAACCGTACTGCATATACCAGTATCGATAATTCTCTCCATCTGACTCCATCTGCCCGACGCGCATCCGACGAGCACCTGACTCTGGCTACCGAGTCAAAATCGAGTCAaaacatctacaattttcacaacttcagaaatatataaagcTGAATATCCAATTTTTTCCATTGCTGGTTGTTCTTAGCTTCAGAGACTAGTATTCGTAGATTCCAGCCTCTCCATTGCGGCGTACATCTTTATTCTTTCAAAAATGTTCAGAGtcaccaacaagaaattcTATTCTACAGCCTCATCGCTCTTGAAGACCCCCTTGCACGAAGCCCACATTGAATTGGGTGGTAAGATGGTTCCCTACGCAGGGTTCGAGATGCCTGTCTTGTACAAGGACCAATCGCATATTGACTCTCACAATTGGGTCAGATCCAAAGTCGGTTTGTTTGACGTCAGCCACATGTTACAACACAACTTTTCTGGGGTGGATGCGAAAAACTTGCTTCAGAAGATTACACCTATCGACTTGAGCCAATTGCCAGTCAACAGCTCGAGTTTGTCTGTGTTattgaatgaaaatggAGGTGTAATTGACGACTGTATCATCACCAAACACGGCGAAGAAAAGTACTATATGGTCACCAACGCTGGATGTAGAGCTAAGGATATCagcttcatcaagaaggaagccGAAAACTTTAGTGGTGTAACCCACGAAACGTTTGAAGGAACCTTGTTGGCTATTCAGGGTCCAAAGGCTGTCGAAATCTTGCAAAAGTTCACCAACGAGgacttgtccaagatcTACTTTGGACAGACCAAGTTTGTCAAGTTGGCTCCTATCGATGCCACCGTTCATTTGGCTAGATCTGGTTATACTGGTGAGGACGGGTTCGAGTTGTCGATTCCATCGTTGACTGCCGAAGAAAGCAAGCAATCTTTGGACTTTTTCTATACATTAATTCGCGAATATCCAGATGTTGTCAAGCCAATTGGGTTGGCCGCTAGAGACTCGTTGAGATTGGAAGCTGGTATGTGTCTTTATGGACACGAATTGACCGAAGAAATCACACCTATCCAAGCTTCATTGACCTGGTTGATTCCAAAGACCCGTAGAGACCAAGGTGGGTTCAACGGTGcatccaagatcttgagccagatcaacgacaagaagttggtcaCAGCCAGAAGAATCGGTGTTTCTTCCAAGGGTCCATCACCAAGAGACGGCAACAAGATTTTCACCGAAGACGGCTCCGAGCAAATCGGTTACATCACCTCTGGCTCTCCATCTCCTACCTTGGGTGGAAACGTTGCCCAAGCCTACATCGACAAGAAGGCCAAGATCGGCAGCAAGATCAAGATCGAGATCAGGGGCAAGTTGAGAGAAGGTACCGTGGCCAAGTTGCCATTTGTGGCCAGCAACTTCTACAAGGCATAGATAGTATTTATTAATGAATGGAAGAAGGATAGGACATAGTAGACGAAGTAAAGttaaaggaagaagaaagggGAAAGTAAAGAGGAGACATGGTTCGGTAAAGGTAGGAATATACACTATAGAGTTTATACTATTTTCTCAATACTGTGCTTCCGAGAGGGACCTTACTTTAAACAATTGAGGCAGGAAGAGCTAACCCTGTTTGAAGGAGTCTAGTCGGATATCACGGTGCAACCCGAGTGTAAGTCAGGTAGATCCCAAGGTTCAAGAGGAGTACTAGTGAACGGCTCGAAGGAGTGGAAAATATTTCTATTTGCCtgaaaaagacaaattTGTGCATGAGATAGGAGAGCAAGTCCTACCACAATAGCATAACAAGAGCAGGAATAATAGTAGGCAAAGAAGTGTAGAATGGCACCATTCTAACGAGGTAATACCTTTATTGAGTAAATGgagaatttttcaccttgACATGGATTGCTGTCATTCCAGACAATGAGAATTCTACACTTTCTGGCTACGTAGGTTACAGTTCATAGAAACGACTATAGAAGCAGGTACTCAGCAAGACAATGAAGTTCCTGAAGGAGAGTTAGCCAGCTATTCTTGTGGAATGAGCCCGATAACAATCCGAAGAATGAAGCCGTACAACATCTAAGGTAGAGAATTGGTTTATAGCTGTCGGGTTCGTAGCTCTCTTGGTCGAATTATAATTGATTTACAAAATCCACTcgaaaagatcaaaagaTCCCAACACAAGAAACCCTCTCTAACAGTCTCTCGTCATTTCTGTTCATACTCTGAAAACTCACAATTTCATATTCGTACGACTTTCTTACCATACAAAGCGAATTAGAATACGGTCCCATTGTTGGTGGAACAAGACTTCTAACAATAGACAATTAGCGAGACTAGCGTTTAGGCGGAGGGGTGCGACTTAACGAGTCCAGACTCAGAAGGGAGCCCCAGAAAGAGCCCATAATCAGCTTGGTACTACCTTTGACACCTCCACTGGACCAgtgccttcttcttccaaacaCCCTCTGCCATTGGCAGAGTCCGGCTACTCACCATTCCAACTCCTTGCGAGTCTCAGTGCGAAATCGGCTCTCCTTCTCACAGTCTACATTTCGCGGCCGCGTAGTCCATCTCCACATTGGCTCCTACCTTTTGGCTCGTGGACGCGTTTAGACGATATTTGGTTTTGTGGTGAGGCTTGCGCTCGAGCTCTCTCCCAGCAGCTGTCTCTACGGTCAAAGGCCCCTAACTTCTACGAGCCAATATGGTTCACGTTCTCGTTCTTCTAATACACATGTGATACAGAGCCCATCCCCGTCTTATGAACTCTTATTCAGTCCCGTGCCGTAGTGAAACAACTTTCTAGTTTCATTGTATTTCCCACCTGCCGTTCTGCCTCTTTTAACCCCTTCGTCCACAAAACGCACCTTGCTGCAGACGCGGTGGGTGCAACATTAATGCACCGTTTTGGAGCCAAGTCCTGCCTTTGTTGTGCCCGTTATAAAAGTTTGACAATTTCTCACTGAATAACCTCCCAGTTTTTCAGAGTATCTACAGATAACACAGAGAGTAAAGACAAAGATATCCTAGACAAATCTCATATATACACTGCATAGGTATAATTCGTAGATAGAGCACCTGGACAATTCTGTATTGAAACAAAAGTGTATCCAAACAACAGATCTAAACAGCCTTGTATCTATAACCACCATGTCTGCCACTCCTTCGCCTACGAAGAGGTCCGTGTTATCCCCCAAGCCTTCCAACATCTCCACTCCCTCGAGAAAGAACGGCACACCCATCTTTGTCTCATCCAAGTTGTCACCTGTGAAAACCATTCCTTCCAGATTGACGCCTTCTCCCAAAAAGCcgaagttgaacttcacCATCTGGGAAGACAAAACACAGCCACAACAGCCAGAAATCTCCGAAGACTACATTTTCTCAAACAAGCAAAACCACAATGACCAGGAGAACATCTTGCAACCTAAAAAGAACCCCGCTGTCACGGTGAACAGACGTTCGCCAACCAGAGAGCCATTAGGAAATTTGAATATCCACGATTTCCCTGGCCACGTAACCTACGGTAGTGCTActtctttgcaattgacTGAACTCTACCAGCCTACGCATTACAACAACGAATTCAAGTCGTTGCA
It contains:
- the GCV1 gene encoding Aminomethyl transferase (Aminomethyl transferase Required for metabolizing glycine as a nitrogen source~go_function aminomethyltransferase activity), yielding MFRVTNKKFYSTASSLLKTPLHEAHIELGGKMVPYAGFEMPVLYKDQSHIDSHNWVRSKVGLFDVSHMLQHNFSGVDAKNLLQKITPIDLSQLPVNSSSLSVLLNENGGVIDDCIITKHGEEKYYMVTNAGCRAKDISFIKKEAENFSGVTHETFEGTLLAIQGPKAVEILQKFTNEDLSKIYFGQTKFVKLAPIDATVHLARSGYTGEDGFELSIPSLTAEESKQSLDFFYTLIREYPDVVKPIGLAARDSLRLEAGMCLYGHELTEEITPIQASLTWLIPKTRRDQGGFNGASKILSQINDKKLVTARRIGVSSKGPSPRDGNKIFTEDGSEQIGYITSGSPSPTLGGNVAQAYIDKKAKIGSKIKIEIRGKLREGTVAKLPFVASNFYKA
- a CDS encoding predicted protein, with protein sequence MSATPSPTKRSVLSPKPSNISTPSRKNGTPIFVSSKLSPVKTIPSRLTPSPKKPKLNFTIWEDKTQPQQPEISEDYIFSNKQNHNDQENILQPKKNPAVTVNRRSPTREPLGNLNIHDFPGHVTYGSATSLQLTELYQPTHYNNEFKSLHKFSNIPSFLTPTRKNNSNMEKYLVKSSSAVYTEDDEIDLELDDAEMTLVKKQLTQNSTRKHRRSYSVGKNDSKSGLIRRNNFTILSN